From the Rhodococcus sp. NBC_00297 genome, one window contains:
- a CDS encoding flavin-containing monooxygenase, with product MTSTTDRLDSSPTDTTLEHLDVIVVGAGLSGVGAGYRLSTEHPGKSWAILEARSSMGGTWDLFRYPGVRSDSDMYTLGYQFKPWREAKSIADGHSILKYIEETAAEFGIDEHIRYGTRVVGADFSTAEARWTLTLDVTDESGTSQQQMTCGFLYCCSGYYDYAKGYNPDIPGLDTFEGTVVHPQFWPDDLDYAGKNVVVIGSGATAVTLVPSMARDAGHVTMLQRSPTWISAVPGRDKQADKIRDLLPAGLAHSVIRVKNILFSTGFYQFCRRRPQAARRLLTNLSTKILGDEKLVAEHFTPEYNPWDQRLCAVPDADLFKAMKKGKASVVTDRIASVRPDGIDLQSGASLPADVIVTATGLQLLAFGGIEPKVDGVTVDLSKQFVWQGAMMTGVPNFAICIGYTNASWTLRADLTSRLVCRVLGYMDDKDFASIVPQPDGPLEERPLLDLQSGYVQRSIDAFPRQGDHGPWLVRQNYILDSITTLRGDLGKTLSGTPRRSVRRAAGVA from the coding sequence ATGACGTCCACCACCGATCGACTCGACTCGTCCCCGACCGACACCACCCTCGAGCATCTCGACGTGATCGTCGTCGGCGCCGGGCTCTCCGGCGTCGGTGCGGGCTACCGCCTGTCGACGGAGCATCCCGGCAAGTCGTGGGCCATCCTCGAGGCGCGGTCCTCGATGGGCGGCACCTGGGATCTGTTCCGCTACCCCGGTGTGCGCTCGGACTCCGACATGTACACGCTCGGCTACCAGTTCAAGCCGTGGCGCGAAGCGAAGTCCATCGCCGACGGGCACTCGATTCTGAAGTACATCGAGGAGACCGCTGCGGAGTTCGGGATCGACGAGCACATCCGGTACGGGACCCGCGTCGTCGGCGCGGATTTCTCCACCGCGGAGGCTCGCTGGACCCTGACTCTCGACGTGACCGACGAGTCGGGAACCTCGCAGCAGCAGATGACGTGCGGCTTCCTGTACTGCTGCTCGGGCTACTACGACTACGCCAAGGGCTACAACCCCGACATCCCGGGACTCGACACGTTCGAGGGCACCGTGGTGCATCCCCAGTTCTGGCCCGACGATCTGGACTACGCCGGCAAGAACGTCGTCGTGATCGGCAGTGGCGCCACCGCGGTGACTCTCGTGCCGTCGATGGCGCGCGACGCCGGTCACGTCACGATGCTGCAGCGTTCACCCACCTGGATCAGCGCGGTCCCCGGACGTGACAAGCAGGCGGACAAGATTCGTGATCTTCTCCCGGCTGGTCTGGCGCACAGCGTGATCCGGGTCAAGAACATTCTGTTCAGCACCGGCTTCTATCAGTTCTGCCGGCGTCGTCCGCAGGCGGCACGGCGGCTCCTCACCAACCTCTCGACCAAGATCCTGGGCGACGAGAAGCTGGTGGCCGAGCACTTCACGCCCGAGTACAACCCGTGGGATCAGCGACTGTGCGCCGTCCCCGACGCCGATCTGTTCAAGGCGATGAAGAAGGGGAAGGCGTCGGTGGTCACCGACCGCATCGCCTCCGTGCGCCCCGACGGCATCGACCTGCAGTCGGGCGCCTCGTTGCCCGCCGACGTGATCGTCACGGCGACGGGGCTGCAACTGCTCGCCTTCGGCGGCATCGAGCCCAAGGTGGACGGCGTGACCGTCGATCTGTCGAAGCAGTTCGTGTGGCAGGGCGCCATGATGACAGGTGTCCCGAACTTCGCCATCTGCATCGGATACACCAACGCGTCGTGGACTCTGCGCGCCGATCTGACGTCGCGTCTCGTGTGCCGCGTGCTCGGCTACATGGACGACAAGGACTTCGCGTCCATCGTCCCGCAGCCCGACGGCCCGCTCGAGGAGCGTCCGCTGCTGGACCTGCAGTCCGGCTACGTCCAGCGCTCGATCGACGCCTTTCCCCGGCAGGGCGATCACGGCCCGTGGCTGGTGCGTCAGAACTACATTCTCGACTCCATCACCACACTGCGGGGCGACCTCGGCAAGACCCTCTCGGGGACGCCGCGTCGGTCGGTGCGACGCGCCGCCGGAGTCGCCTGA
- a CDS encoding SDR family NAD(P)-dependent oxidoreductase, with the protein MSSLPPFRFPGATALVTGAASGMGEQMAHELARRGTDLILLDRDADRLADVARAIESASPARSVDVVVADLSDLDALGVVIDGVIERHERIDLLINNAGIAFGGSFEQLTAKDFDSVMTINFHAPVDITRRLLPTMRRSTGAHIVNVSSLFGIVAPPGQSAYSSSKFAIRGFTECLRHELAPTIGVTSVHPGGIKTRIAETAGSAAGATDKEIADGKATFAKLLTYPADKAALRILDGVEKRKGRVLIAASAHTVDILARVFPSAYYAVMRRGM; encoded by the coding sequence ATGTCGTCATTGCCCCCCTTCCGCTTTCCCGGCGCCACCGCGCTCGTCACCGGCGCCGCCAGTGGCATGGGTGAGCAGATGGCCCACGAGCTCGCGCGACGGGGCACCGATCTGATCCTGCTCGACCGGGACGCCGATCGGCTCGCCGACGTCGCACGCGCCATCGAGTCCGCCTCACCGGCACGCAGCGTCGACGTCGTCGTCGCGGACCTCTCCGACCTCGACGCGCTCGGCGTGGTCATCGACGGTGTGATCGAGCGGCACGAGCGCATCGACCTGCTGATCAACAACGCCGGTATCGCGTTCGGCGGCTCGTTCGAGCAACTCACCGCCAAGGACTTCGACTCGGTGATGACCATCAACTTCCATGCGCCGGTGGACATCACCCGACGTCTGCTGCCGACGATGCGCCGATCCACGGGCGCGCACATCGTCAACGTGTCGAGCTTGTTCGGCATCGTGGCGCCTCCGGGGCAGTCGGCCTACTCGTCGTCGAAGTTCGCCATCCGCGGGTTCACCGAGTGCCTGCGCCACGAACTGGCGCCGACGATCGGCGTGACGTCGGTGCACCCCGGCGGCATCAAGACCCGCATCGCCGAGACGGCCGGTTCGGCCGCCGGAGCGACGGACAAGGAGATCGCGGACGGCAAGGCCACCTTCGCCAAACTGCTCACCTATCCCGCGGACAAGGCTGCACTCCGCATCCTCGACGGGGTCGAGAAGCGCAAGGGACGGGTCCTCATCGCCGCGAGTGCCCACACCGTCGACATCCTCGCCCGCGTGTTCCCGTCCGCCTACTACGCCGTGATGCGCCGCGGCATGTGA
- a CDS encoding urease accessory protein UreF, with protein MIPHSGVGLATLLTLADSRLPIGGHVHSGGVEEAIAEGLVRDLPTLEAYLLRRMRISGAVAASIAAAVAAGVLPADAADRETDARTPSPAARAASRAQGRGLRRLAETVWPDQDWTAVGRRPHLPVVAGVVGAVTGAGPYETASVQIYTAMTGAAIAAQRLLALDPGAVAGCTVALAAECDRIAASVARALPALSDESDPLLDHLGERHVRRERPLFVS; from the coding sequence ATGATTCCGCATTCCGGTGTCGGCCTCGCCACGTTGCTCACCCTCGCCGACTCACGGCTCCCGATCGGTGGGCACGTGCACTCGGGGGGAGTCGAGGAGGCGATCGCCGAGGGACTCGTCCGGGACCTGCCGACGCTCGAGGCGTATCTGCTGCGGCGTATGCGCATCAGCGGCGCCGTGGCGGCGTCGATCGCTGCCGCCGTGGCCGCCGGTGTCCTGCCCGCGGACGCCGCCGATCGCGAGACCGACGCCCGCACGCCGTCTCCTGCGGCTCGCGCCGCGTCCCGCGCCCAGGGGAGGGGATTGCGTCGCCTCGCCGAGACGGTGTGGCCGGACCAGGACTGGACGGCGGTCGGACGGCGCCCGCACCTGCCCGTCGTGGCGGGAGTCGTCGGTGCCGTCACCGGCGCGGGACCGTACGAGACGGCGTCCGTGCAGATCTACACGGCCATGACGGGCGCCGCCATCGCCGCCCAGCGACTTCTCGCGTTGGACCCGGGCGCCGTGGCGGGGTGCACCGTGGCGCTCGCGGCCGAGTGCGACCGGATCGCGGCCTCGGTCGCACGCGCGCTCCCGGCTCTGTCCGACGAATCGGATCCGCTGCTGGACCACCTCGGCGAACGTCATGTCCGGCGCGAACGCCCCCTCTTCGTCTCCTGA
- a CDS encoding LLM class F420-dependent oxidoreductase, whose protein sequence is MQLAVHYPYFTLPGGSAATAGLLSDSARAAEDGGCTLFTLMDHWFQMENLATAQDPMLEGYTSLGFLAGRTESIRLGLLVTGVTYRHPGLLAKTVTTLDVLSGGRAMLGIGAAWYEREHRGLGVPFPSTAERFERLEETLRICRQMWSDDDGPFEGTHYSLAETLCEPRPLQSPGPPIMVGGSGEKKTLAFVARYASLCNLFAPDQETVAHKLDVLRGHCERENRDYAEIEKTIITSLDPVADEAGFLREMEGFAALGVDTVCVSPQGQDPVTWTRSATAAVVDTLAGLEN, encoded by the coding sequence GTGCAGTTGGCAGTCCACTATCCCTACTTCACCCTTCCGGGTGGCTCCGCGGCCACGGCGGGACTGCTCTCCGACTCCGCGCGCGCTGCGGAGGACGGCGGGTGCACGCTGTTCACGCTCATGGACCACTGGTTCCAGATGGAGAATCTGGCGACCGCGCAGGACCCCATGCTCGAGGGCTACACCTCGCTGGGCTTCCTCGCGGGCCGGACCGAGAGCATCCGCCTGGGCCTGCTCGTCACGGGCGTGACCTATCGGCATCCGGGGCTCCTGGCGAAGACGGTCACGACCCTGGACGTGCTCTCCGGCGGTCGAGCGATGCTCGGCATCGGTGCGGCCTGGTACGAGCGCGAGCACCGCGGCCTCGGTGTGCCGTTCCCGTCGACGGCCGAGCGGTTCGAGCGTCTCGAGGAGACGTTGCGCATCTGCAGACAGATGTGGAGCGACGACGACGGACCCTTCGAGGGCACGCACTACTCGCTGGCCGAGACGCTCTGCGAGCCGAGGCCGCTGCAGAGTCCGGGTCCGCCCATCATGGTCGGCGGGTCGGGGGAGAAGAAGACACTTGCGTTCGTCGCGCGGTACGCCTCGCTGTGCAACCTCTTCGCCCCCGACCAGGAGACCGTGGCACACAAGCTCGACGTGCTGCGCGGTCACTGCGAGCGCGAGAACCGCGACTACGCGGAGATCGAGAAGACCATCATCACCTCGCTCGACCCGGTGGCCGACGAGGCCGGATTCCTCCGGGAGATGGAAGGGTTCGCCGCGCTCGGAGTCGACACCGTGTGCGTGAGCCCGCAGGGACAGGACCCGGTGACCTGGACCCGGTCCGCCACCGCAGCCGTGGTCGACACACTCGCCGGATTGGAGAACTGA
- a CDS encoding urease subunit alpha → MAYLDRSRYAELYGPTTGDRIRLADTDLLIEITEDRSGGPGLAGDEAVFGGGKVIRESMGQSRATRADGAPDTVITGVVVLDHWGVIKADVGLRDGRIVALGKAGNPDTMPGVHPGLVIGPSTEIIAGNGKILTAGAIDCHVHLIAPQLMEEALGGGITTIIAGGTGPAEGTKATTVTPGAWHLARMLEAMDGWPLNVALLGKGNTVSPDAMWEQLRSGASGFKLHEDWGSTPAAIDACLRVCDEAGVQAALHSDTLNEAGFVEDTLGAIAGRGIHSYHTEGAGGGHAPDIITVASQPHVLPSSTNPTRPHTVNTLDEHLDMLMVCHHLSPSIPEDLAFAESRIRPSTIAAEDLLHDMGAISMIGSDSQAMGRIGEVVMRTWQTAHVMKKRRGFLAGDYRADNNRAMRYVAKYTICPAVAHGLDGEVGSVEPGKLADLVLWEPAFFGVRPHLVIKGGMIAWATMGDANASIPTPQPELPRPMFGAAPKAAAATSVHFVAPQALDDGLADRLDVARRLVPVGNVRGIGKAQMVNNDAVPRIEVDPDTFTVRIDGDIWTEQPATELPMAQRYFLF, encoded by the coding sequence ATGGCGTACCTCGATCGTTCGCGCTACGCGGAGCTGTACGGACCCACCACGGGTGACCGGATCCGCCTGGCAGACACCGACCTGCTGATCGAGATCACCGAGGACCGCAGCGGTGGGCCGGGTCTCGCCGGCGACGAGGCCGTGTTCGGCGGCGGCAAGGTGATCCGCGAGTCGATGGGACAGTCGCGGGCCACGCGGGCCGACGGTGCGCCCGACACCGTCATCACCGGTGTCGTGGTGCTCGACCACTGGGGTGTGATCAAGGCCGACGTCGGACTGCGTGACGGACGGATCGTGGCGCTGGGCAAGGCCGGGAACCCGGACACCATGCCGGGAGTGCATCCCGGTCTCGTCATCGGGCCGTCCACCGAGATCATCGCCGGCAACGGCAAGATCCTGACCGCCGGCGCCATCGACTGCCACGTGCACCTCATCGCCCCCCAGCTCATGGAGGAGGCGCTCGGCGGTGGCATCACCACCATCATCGCCGGCGGCACCGGCCCCGCCGAGGGCACGAAGGCGACCACCGTGACCCCGGGTGCCTGGCATCTGGCGCGGATGCTCGAGGCCATGGACGGGTGGCCGCTGAACGTGGCGCTGCTGGGCAAGGGCAACACCGTCTCACCCGACGCGATGTGGGAGCAGTTACGTTCCGGCGCATCGGGATTCAAGCTGCACGAGGACTGGGGCTCGACCCCGGCCGCCATCGACGCGTGCCTGCGGGTCTGCGACGAGGCCGGTGTGCAGGCGGCGCTCCACTCGGACACTCTGAACGAGGCGGGCTTCGTCGAGGACACCCTCGGCGCGATCGCCGGTCGCGGCATCCACTCGTACCACACGGAGGGTGCGGGCGGCGGGCACGCGCCGGACATCATCACGGTCGCCTCGCAGCCCCACGTGCTCCCGAGTTCGACCAACCCGACTCGGCCGCACACGGTCAACACTCTCGACGAGCATCTCGACATGCTGATGGTCTGTCACCACCTCAGCCCGTCCATTCCCGAGGACCTCGCCTTCGCCGAGAGCCGCATCCGCCCCTCGACCATCGCGGCCGAGGATCTGTTGCACGACATGGGTGCCATCTCGATGATCGGCAGCGACTCGCAGGCAATGGGACGCATCGGTGAGGTGGTCATGCGGACGTGGCAGACCGCACACGTGATGAAGAAGCGTCGTGGCTTCCTCGCCGGTGACTACCGTGCGGACAACAACCGCGCGATGCGGTACGTCGCGAAGTACACGATCTGCCCGGCCGTGGCGCACGGACTCGACGGCGAGGTCGGATCCGTCGAGCCCGGCAAGTTGGCCGACCTCGTGCTGTGGGAGCCGGCGTTCTTCGGCGTCCGGCCGCATCTGGTGATCAAGGGCGGCATGATCGCGTGGGCCACCATGGGCGACGCCAACGCCTCGATTCCGACACCGCAGCCGGAACTGCCGCGACCGATGTTCGGAGCGGCACCCAAGGCGGCGGCCGCCACGTCCGTGCACTTCGTCGCGCCCCAGGCGCTCGACGACGGGCTGGCCGATCGCCTCGACGTCGCGCGTCGACTCGTTCCGGTCGGGAACGTCCGCGGCATCGGGAAGGCACAGATGGTGAACAACGACGCGGTTCCCCGCATCGAGGTCGATCCGGACACCTTCACCGTCCGCATCGACGGCGACATCTGGACCGAGCAGCCGGCGACGGAGCTGCCGATGGCGCAGCGGTACTTCCTGTTCTGA
- a CDS encoding AraC family transcriptional regulator has protein sequence MSAVPAIRSAGLRGFRATVAELGGDAEAYAVAAGLPVDALDADDLLVEDVAMAAVLEIAAAELACPDLGLRIARRQDLGMLGPLALAIQNSSTVGEALECTEHYLFIHAQSLSLRAEPDPYGTPGIVALRYGTKPGVVAPVQGTDMGLGFLHRATIALVGGSYGLRSVELPYVPAAPVSVYENFFGVAVSVGRPAAVLRVPATLQNRPLHGGDSNLKRLALAFLARQGAGPTTEVAPRVRTILQQSLGTTPPHIDGAAHLLNLHPRTLQRRLAGEGTSFAAIVDEVRRTEAHRYLTTTSLPMSQIAAAVGLSEQSAFTRACRRWWNATPTTVRRGAL, from the coding sequence GTGAGCGCTGTGCCCGCCATCCGCTCCGCCGGTCTCCGCGGCTTCCGCGCGACCGTGGCCGAACTGGGCGGGGACGCCGAGGCGTACGCGGTCGCGGCGGGGCTGCCCGTGGACGCGCTCGACGCCGACGACCTCCTCGTCGAGGACGTCGCCATGGCCGCGGTTCTCGAGATCGCCGCGGCGGAGCTGGCGTGCCCCGATCTGGGGTTGCGGATCGCACGGCGCCAGGATCTCGGCATGCTCGGTCCGCTCGCACTCGCGATCCAGAACTCCTCGACCGTGGGCGAGGCACTCGAGTGCACCGAGCACTACCTGTTCATCCATGCCCAGTCGCTCAGCCTGCGTGCCGAACCCGACCCGTACGGGACGCCGGGGATCGTCGCGCTGCGGTACGGAACGAAGCCCGGGGTCGTCGCGCCCGTCCAGGGCACCGACATGGGGCTGGGGTTCCTCCACCGCGCCACCATCGCACTGGTCGGCGGGTCCTACGGACTCCGCTCGGTCGAGCTCCCCTACGTGCCGGCGGCTCCGGTGTCGGTCTACGAGAACTTCTTCGGCGTCGCGGTCAGCGTCGGCCGTCCCGCCGCCGTCCTCCGGGTCCCGGCCACACTCCAGAACCGACCGCTCCACGGCGGGGACTCGAACCTCAAACGTTTGGCCCTCGCCTTCCTCGCCCGACAAGGTGCCGGACCCACCACAGAGGTGGCGCCGCGGGTGCGCACCATCCTGCAGCAGTCCCTCGGCACCACCCCACCGCACATCGACGGTGCCGCACATCTGCTGAACCTGCACCCGCGGACGTTGCAACGCCGATTGGCCGGGGAGGGAACGTCGTTCGCGGCGATCGTCGACGAGGTGCGCCGCACGGAGGCCCATCGGTACCTCACGACGACGTCGCTGCCGATGAGTCAGATCGCGGCCGCTGTGGGACTGTCCGAGCAGTCCGCCTTCACTCGTGCGTGCCGACGGTGGTGGAACGCGACACCCACCACCGTCCGCCGCGGCGCTCTCTGA
- a CDS encoding SDR family NAD(P)-dependent oxidoreductase, which translates to MDLPGKHFLVTGASGALGSRITRRLLDAGATVTASGRSEQTLAGVDLGSAHLVASDLTHPAAPADLIAAAKSHTGTLDGVVIASGVVAFGPAAEVDDDTVDDLLLVDLLAPLRLVRSALTEVESGGVVVSISGVIAEKPVGGMAAYCAAKAGISAFVEAARPEARRRKLRVVDVRPPHTETGLAGRAIAGTAPTMPDGLDPDAVADRIVKAIVDDEKDLASTDFS; encoded by the coding sequence ATGGACCTCCCGGGCAAGCACTTCCTGGTGACCGGCGCTTCCGGCGCGCTCGGATCGCGCATCACTCGCCGCCTGCTCGACGCCGGCGCCACCGTCACCGCGTCCGGCCGCTCGGAGCAGACGCTGGCCGGTGTCGACCTGGGCAGCGCGCACCTCGTGGCGTCGGACCTGACCCACCCCGCGGCCCCGGCCGACCTGATCGCGGCGGCCAAGAGCCACACCGGAACGCTCGACGGCGTCGTGATCGCCTCGGGCGTGGTGGCGTTCGGACCCGCGGCCGAGGTGGACGACGACACCGTCGACGATCTCCTGCTGGTGGATCTGCTGGCGCCACTGCGGCTGGTGCGATCGGCACTCACCGAGGTGGAGTCCGGGGGTGTCGTCGTCAGCATCAGTGGGGTGATCGCGGAGAAGCCCGTCGGCGGGATGGCTGCGTACTGCGCGGCGAAGGCCGGGATCAGCGCGTTCGTCGAGGCGGCTCGACCGGAAGCGCGTCGGCGCAAGCTGCGGGTCGTGGACGTACGTCCGCCGCACACCGAGACCGGTCTGGCCGGGCGCGCGATCGCGGGCACGGCGCCCACCATGCCGGACGGTCTCGATCCGGACGCTGTCGCCGACCGGATCGTCAAGGCCATCGTGGACGACGAGAAGGATCTGGCGTCGACCGACTTCAGTTGA
- a CDS encoding urease accessory protein UreD — protein sequence MTTHGALRSTVLVVASRSRSPRIEAVGGLAVRRTGVDRVHLVGSAATPLGGDTIDVRIVVEAGARLHVCSVAASVALPGRSTDVSHASWTVDVEDGAEVIVDPEPTIVAGSADHRSSVSLHLGDRARAAVRERIQIGRTGEVDGRWSGLFRVDGVAGPVLRHRLDLGRGAAGHDALFAPTASISTLTWPECLADSPSGDTVAGLETTMPMAGGGTLSTWLGHRLPVTRSVAALSARGDQPARLASAVSAAPSFAEGSSP from the coding sequence GTGACGACGCACGGCGCCCTGCGCTCGACGGTGCTCGTCGTGGCGTCGCGGAGCAGGTCACCGCGCATCGAGGCGGTGGGTGGGCTCGCCGTACGCCGGACCGGAGTCGACCGTGTCCACCTCGTCGGCTCGGCCGCGACCCCGCTGGGTGGGGACACCATCGACGTCCGGATCGTGGTCGAGGCGGGGGCGCGGCTGCACGTGTGCAGTGTCGCCGCCTCGGTGGCGTTGCCCGGGCGCTCGACCGACGTGTCACACGCGTCGTGGACCGTGGACGTCGAGGACGGTGCCGAGGTGATCGTGGACCCGGAACCCACCATCGTCGCCGGATCGGCGGATCACCGATCGTCGGTGTCGCTGCATCTCGGCGACCGGGCACGCGCCGCCGTGCGCGAACGGATCCAGATCGGCCGCACCGGGGAAGTGGACGGCCGGTGGTCGGGTCTCTTTCGAGTCGACGGCGTGGCCGGTCCGGTGCTCCGCCACCGACTCGACCTGGGCAGGGGCGCCGCAGGGCACGACGCGCTCTTCGCGCCGACCGCGTCGATCAGTACGTTGACCTGGCCGGAGTGCTTGGCGGACAGTCCCTCCGGCGACACCGTGGCCGGTCTGGAGACGACGATGCCGATGGCCGGAGGCGGAACACTGTCCACCTGGCTCGGCCATCGGCTCCCGGTCACCCGGTCGGTCGCTGCGCTCTCGGCGCGGGGAGATCAGCCTGCGCGCTTGGCCTCCGCGGTCTCCGCCGCTCCGTCGTTCGCGGAGGGCTCCTCGCCCTGA
- a CDS encoding urease subunit beta, with product MIPGEIITEDGSIELNAGRASLTLDVVNDGDRPVQVGSHVHLPQANAALTFDRVAAHGKRLDIPAGTAVRFEPGIAQEVVLVDIGGLREVHGISLTPPGALDDTTPRDGH from the coding sequence ATGATTCCCGGAGAGATCATCACCGAGGACGGGTCGATCGAGCTCAACGCCGGTCGTGCGTCGCTCACTCTCGACGTCGTGAACGACGGCGATCGGCCGGTGCAGGTGGGAAGTCACGTCCATCTCCCGCAGGCCAACGCCGCGCTGACGTTCGATCGCGTCGCCGCGCACGGGAAGCGCCTCGACATCCCGGCGGGCACCGCGGTGCGGTTCGAACCGGGTATCGCTCAGGAGGTCGTGCTCGTCGACATCGGCGGTCTCCGCGAGGTTCACGGCATCTCGCTCACCCCGCCCGGCGCACTGGACGACACGACACCCCGGGACGGTCACTGA
- a CDS encoding urease subunit gamma, which yields MRLSPHEQERLLLSYAAELARRRQQRGLRLNHPEAIALITDHLLEGARDGRSVAELMSSGREVLTRADVMDGIPEMLHEVQVEATFPDGTKLITVHDPIS from the coding sequence ATGAGATTGTCTCCGCACGAGCAGGAGAGGTTGCTGCTCAGCTACGCCGCGGAACTGGCGCGTCGCCGGCAGCAGCGCGGACTCCGGTTGAACCATCCGGAGGCGATCGCGCTGATCACCGACCACCTGCTCGAGGGCGCACGCGACGGGCGGTCCGTGGCGGAACTGATGTCGTCGGGCCGTGAGGTGCTGACCCGCGCCGACGTGATGGACGGCATCCCGGAGATGCTGCACGAGGTGCAGGTGGAGGCCACGTTCCCGGACGGCACCAAGCTCATCACCGTTCATGACCCGATCTCGTGA
- a CDS encoding NADP-dependent oxidoreductase, producing MTGSRTTRTVVATAFGGPDVLAIRDEVVDEPGPGQVVVDIRAAGVNPFDHKLYSGAFGTDESTLPLHLGSEASGVVSAVGRDAVGPAGPVRVGDEVIVLADGAYADRLLVDADAVLPKPQALGWEEAAGYSLTAATAYDMAELASVEEGDCVLIHGASGAVGSQAVQLALHRGAQVIGTANPRNLDAVRALGAVAVAYGDGLLDRVRTAAPDGVDAALDTAGTDEAIDVSLVVVQDRTRIVTITAFGRAADEGFRSAGGGNHESAARRKEARLPLLELAGSVITVTVAGTFPLAEAATAHRELQTHHPRGKYVLVP from the coding sequence ATGACTGGTTCGAGAACGACACGCACCGTGGTCGCCACGGCCTTCGGTGGACCCGACGTCCTGGCGATCCGCGACGAGGTGGTCGACGAACCGGGTCCCGGACAGGTCGTCGTGGACATTCGCGCCGCCGGCGTCAATCCGTTCGATCACAAGCTCTACAGCGGCGCGTTCGGGACGGACGAGAGCACACTCCCGCTGCACCTGGGCAGCGAGGCGTCGGGCGTGGTGTCCGCGGTGGGGCGCGACGCCGTCGGACCGGCGGGTCCCGTCCGTGTCGGCGACGAGGTCATCGTTCTGGCAGACGGTGCCTACGCCGATCGCCTTCTCGTCGATGCCGACGCGGTGCTGCCGAAACCGCAGGCGCTCGGCTGGGAGGAAGCGGCCGGGTACTCCCTCACTGCGGCCACCGCCTACGACATGGCGGAGCTCGCGAGCGTAGAGGAGGGCGACTGCGTCCTGATCCACGGAGCATCCGGCGCCGTCGGCTCGCAGGCGGTCCAGCTCGCCCTGCACCGCGGAGCACAGGTGATCGGCACCGCGAATCCCCGCAACCTCGACGCGGTGCGCGCCCTCGGCGCCGTCGCAGTCGCGTACGGCGACGGTCTGCTCGACCGGGTACGCACCGCGGCGCCCGACGGCGTGGATGCCGCGCTGGACACGGCCGGCACCGACGAGGCGATCGACGTGTCCCTGGTGGTGGTGCAGGACCGGACGCGCATCGTGACCATCACTGCCTTCGGTCGGGCAGCCGACGAGGGTTTCCGGTCCGCGGGCGGCGGGAACCACGAGAGCGCCGCACGGCGCAAGGAGGCGCGTCTGCCTCTGCTCGAGTTGGCCGGATCGGTGATCACCGTGACGGTGGCCGGGACGTTTCCCCTCGCGGAGGCGGCCACCGCCCACCGCGAACTGCAGACGCACCACCCGCGCGGCAAGTACGTCCTCGTCCCCTGA
- the ureG gene encoding urease accessory protein UreG yields MPPHLIDGEPHSHALDRPKRVRTPGEALRVGIGGPVGSGKTALVAALCRQLREELSLAVLTNDIYTTEDADFLRRHAVLPDERITAVQTGGCPHTAIRDDITANLDAIDDLVDANPPLDLILVESGGDNLTATFSSGLIDVQIFVVDVAGGDKVPRKGGPGVTFSDLLVINKTDLAPMVGADLTVMENDAVRVREGRPTALISLTEDPAATVVLTWVREQLAAVAA; encoded by the coding sequence ATGCCTCCGCATCTCATCGACGGCGAGCCCCACTCCCACGCCCTGGACCGGCCCAAGCGCGTCCGCACACCCGGAGAAGCGCTGCGCGTGGGTATCGGCGGTCCCGTCGGATCCGGCAAGACCGCACTGGTGGCGGCGCTGTGCCGCCAGCTGCGCGAAGAACTGTCGCTGGCCGTGCTGACCAACGACATCTACACGACTGAGGATGCCGACTTCCTGCGCCGTCACGCAGTTCTGCCGGACGAGCGCATCACGGCCGTGCAGACCGGCGGCTGCCCGCACACGGCGATCCGTGACGACATCACGGCGAACCTGGACGCCATCGACGACCTGGTCGACGCCAATCCGCCACTCGATCTGATCCTCGTCGAGTCGGGCGGCGACAACCTCACCGCGACCTTCTCGTCCGGGCTGATCGACGTGCAGATCTTCGTCGTGGACGTCGCCGGCGGTGACAAGGTGCCGCGCAAGGGCGGTCCCGGCGTGACGTTCTCGGATCTGCTCGTGATCAACAAGACCGATCTCGCCCCCATGGTGGGTGCCGACCTCACGGTCATGGAGAACGACGCGGTGCGGGTGCGTGAGGGTCGTCCCACCGCTCTGATCTCGCTCACGGAGGATCCTGCCGCGACGGTGGTGCTCACCTGGGTGCGCGAGCAGCTCGCTGCCGTCGCCGCCTGA